In the Deltaproteobacteria bacterium genome, AAATCCGCCCGGTCGGCAAGCCACCCTGGGCGCGCGTCGCAGTCAACGCGTTGGAGAAGTCACCCGTCTCCAACGTCGGGCAAATACTGTTCGCCAGGGTGAGGCTGCCGGAAATCAGGTTACGCAACGACCACAGCCGCTCGAAGATGATGGTGACAGTGACGAGCGAGAAGATGATCAGCGGATAGGTGGCGAGCCACCCGGTTTGGATCATGTCGAGAATGCTCAAGCCTTCCACGGAAGTCCTCCTACGTGCGCATGCGTCGCTCGGGGTGACGCTTGACGTGTAATTCGATCATCGCGATTCCTTGTCGGCTCGCCGCTCAGAGCTGATCCGGTCCCGCGGGCGCTGTGCCCCGGGGCGTCAGGTGACCGGAGTCGAAGATGAACGGGTGGGGCAACCACGGTGAGCCGGCATGCGAAGCTCAATTTTCGTACCGGCAATCGCTCACGCTGTCAAACCATTTGCCTGCCTCAGGGCGGTTGTCGGTGTCGAGTGTCCGTGGCACGATCTCATCCGGTCGAAAATCCTGCCTGAACTGAAGTGTCGGCCCAATGGTGAAAGCGTTCAATGCCGCGGCGGCGGCGAATGACGAGCAGCACAAGATGCGTCGGCTGCGGCTGCTGGTCGACATTGCGACTGTTGCGGTGCGTGGCTACCCGTTGTCCCGAGCCGACGCGGAGCGCGTGGTTGGCGCGCTGCGCGTGCAGGTGTTGCAACTGTTTCCCGACAAGACGGACACCTTCGAGTTGATTTACGGGCGACGCTTTCGCCGCCTGATTGACGAGCGCTTTGGCGCCGAGTAACAGACCTCACCCGACCGCGCCAGGAGGACACGCCATGACGACGCCTCGCATCCGCTTCAGTATCCAAACCCCGCTCGAAGGCGCGACCTTCGAGGCGCTCGCGCGCCACTGGCAAGCGGCCGAACGCCTGGGCTACGACTCGGTCTGGCTCGACGATCATTTCTATGGGGTGATCACGCCACCGTCGGACGATTCGCTCGAGTGCTGGACGTTGATGGCGGCGCTCGCTCGCGAGACCTCGACGCTTCGGTTCGGCACGCTGGTCGGCTGCAACAACTACCGCCATCCGCCGCTGATCGCGAAGATGGCCGCCAGCGTCGACCACATCAGCAACGGCCGTCTGGAATTCGGATTGGGCGCCGGTTGGTATGAGCGGGAGTATGCCGCCTACGGCTACGACTTCCCCGCCATCGGCACGCGCCTACGGCAACTCGAAGAAGCGCTGCACATCTGCAAGCTGATGTGGACTGAAGAGCGCGCGACCTTTGCGGGTCGGCACTACAGGGTTGAAAAAGCCTGGTGCAATCCCAAGCCGGTGCAGCAACCGCATCCACCGATCATGATCGGCGGCAGCGGCGAGAAGGTGTTGCTGCGCATCGTGGCGCAGTACGCCGACCGCTGGAACTTCGGCGGCAGCGTGAAGGAGTTCCAGACCAAACTGCCGATCCTCGCCGCGCATTGCCGCGCGGTCGGTCGTGATTTCGACGCGATCGAGAAGAGTTGGTTCGGCAACATTCTCATCGAAGCGAGCGAGCAGCGGTTGCAAGAGCGCCTGGCCAAGCGCGCGGCGCGGCTCGGCGCCGCCGCCGATCAGTTGGACGACAGCACGATCAGCGGCACGCCCGAAAAAGTGATCGCGCGCATCAAGCAATACACCGCAATCGGTGTCACTCACTTCATCGGCATGTTCGGCCGCGTCGATCGCCTGGGCGCCACCGAGTTGTTCGCCCGCGAGGTGTTGCCGGCGTTTCGCTGAGTCACGCTGCGCGCCTCGACGCGGAACGGCCACTGCTCCTATCTTACCAGTAACCAAGATCTGCTGGCTGCAGATGACATGGCGATGGCGGTCCTTTCGCGAAAGGTCCGTGGCACAATGGACTTGTGTCGCGACGTCAGACGACGAACGCAGCCCGTAGCTGCTCGAACGTCTTCGGCCGGTACTGCTCCCACGTCTCTTGCCGGACAAAGAGCGGCCGAAATCGGCGCGTCTGCTCCTTCGCCGTCGCGTCTTCGCACCACTGGCAAAGGCGAGCCCACTTCAGTGGATCGTCAAGATCTTCGCGCCCTTTCGTCTCGATCAGCCAAATGTCCGACTCTGCCTCCTTCACAACGAAGTCTGGGTAGTAGTTCGCGATACCCCCGTCGGCTGTCCGGTATTCGATTCGAAAGGCCGTGCTGCGGTTGTTCTTCACGAACGAGATGATGTCGTCGCAGCCGTCCAGGAAGGCAGCGAACTCCAACTCGAATCCGCTCCTGTCGGCCACAACTTTGTTGAAGATCGATTTTCGCGGCACCACGTACGGCTGATCGTTCACCACATACGGTCGGGTTCTGCTCAGCTTGATCGTGTCTCTGATCTCTGTCGTGCCCTTGTCCTGCACCGTGAGCGCGTTTACGGCGGTCTTGAAGGTCTCCATCACCGCGCGCGTGACCTCGATCTCAGACAGGTTGCGCAAGACGTTCAGGTCATCGAGGTCGACCGCTCGATCGAAGAGGTGCGCCTGCATGAACTGCTTGAGCTTGCCGAAGAGGACATCAAATCCGCCGACAAGGCGGATATCACGCATGATCGCTCTGGCGAAGAAGCCGACCGCACTTTGATGCGACGGGGTGAATGCTGAGTCCATCACCGTCGTATGGCTCACAGCGCCGATGTTGAGATCCTTGAACACGATCTCCCGCTGCTCATTCTCGGAGAACGCCTTGATGGGAAGGTGCGGTCGCGGCAGCGCATCCGGGTCCAACTCATCCAGGTTGAGATACTCGCGGTAGATCCGTGGCGCCAACACTGGCAGTTCGATGTCGAGCTGAGCGATGTCTTTCTTCTCGTTGTCGCGATCCACCTCGACCACAATGGGCGCCTTCGGTTTGCTGTGCTCGCCCATCTCCGCGTACTCGAGGTCGACGCCCTCGCTGCGGATCGACTCCACGAAATCCATGAAGGCATCGGTTCCCACGATGCTGACCTTCTCGACCACCGGCTGCCCACGAAACATTCGCCGCAACCCGCGGCCGAGCGTCTGCTCCGGGAGAATCTGACTGGCGGCTTTGTAGGGCCGCAGGCCGACCATCGCGACGACGTTCTGCACGTCC is a window encoding:
- a CDS encoding LLM class F420-dependent oxidoreductase produces the protein MTTPRIRFSIQTPLEGATFEALARHWQAAERLGYDSVWLDDHFYGVITPPSDDSLECWTLMAALARETSTLRFGTLVGCNNYRHPPLIAKMAASVDHISNGRLEFGLGAGWYEREYAAYGYDFPAIGTRLRQLEEALHICKLMWTEERATFAGRHYRVEKAWCNPKPVQQPHPPIMIGGSGEKVLLRIVAQYADRWNFGGSVKEFQTKLPILAAHCRAVGRDFDAIEKSWFGNILIEASEQRLQERLAKRAARLGAAADQLDDSTISGTPEKVIARIKQYTAIGVTHFIGMFGRVDRLGATELFAREVLPAFR